In Lonchura striata isolate bLonStr1 chromosome 3, bLonStr1.mat, whole genome shotgun sequence, the sequence cgAGGGATCGCGCTCCTCGGCTTCCTTCGTTCCTTCGTTCCTTcgttccttccttccttccttccttccttccttccagccCCTTATCCGCCCCCAAATCCCTGCGGAAGGGTGGGATTCACTCCGGGTAACCCACCTCCCGACACGGCTGTGTCCAGAGTGGGGAAACTCCCACTGGATGAAAAAGGGAAATATAACTCACAGCGGGTGATTAAACTGTGCTTCAAGTGTCCAGCACTGCGACATGCAGAGCTGAGGCATCCCCATGTGTGCCCTGCTTTGAGCACGGGTTCGGATCGGTGACTTCCAGCGTTCCTTCCCCACCTGTAGTCTTCTGGGAAGCTGAGAGGGACAAGGTGTAGGAGGTTTGAGCGCTCTTCCAGCATGGCATTCACTTTCtccaaacccagcatcccccatatGTGCACAGGACCCTGCGCCCCAGCTGCTCTTGGTGATGGTGTGGAGAGAGGGTGGTTTTAGGATGTGGCTCCCCTGGTGTGTTTCAAGCCCAAGCTATGGTACAAGGGACAAGTTGAGGACAGCCAGGTCAGCCACACGGACCCACCAGGACAGCCTGCCTGTACTTTACCCTGTGACACAGCCATCCCAGCCTCTCCAGGAGCTACAGCGTGGCTCCTCTGGGTAGGGATCAGGGGTGGTGGTGCTGCCTGGGCTTGCACTCACCAACCCCACTGACGTGTTCACAGCAGCCCAGAAACTGTGGTGATTTACTGCTGGGGACATGTGGGATCAAACTGTGGTGACACCCTGCTGGGGACATATGGGATCCCctaacagcagctccaggaggaatGGGACATGCTCAGATCTCCGTCTCTCATTAATGGGTGGCCTCCCCTTTCTCTGCCTGCTGGGAGTGAAATACTTTCTCTCTTAAAAATCAGCTGATACAAGGGAGGAAGAGACTTACGCTTGCAGAGAAGTGAGAGGGGCTGGTTCCCAGCAGGCAGGTTTCCCACTACAAAGTCCTGCTGCAGGCCCAAAGCAGCAAGCAGTGGGTCAGAAAATATGCTTCCCTGCCTAAAATGGTGTATTTAAAAGCAGGGACAAGAGCTGGGGCTCTCACATAAATGTTGACATAACTCTCAAGATAATAATCCCCCAGACCCAGTGGATATTGAAATGTTTTGGCTTCTGGGATGAGGACTATGGTGATCCCATTCCCTGGTGATGAGAAATGGCTCTTCGGTTCAATCTCCAGGGTCAGATCTGTCAGgggatatatataaaaaattattcagagaTCAAAAAGGGGACAGTGACACTTCCATCTGCTATGGAATTTCTTACTAGGGAGTGCTGCAGGGATGAGCATGAGGAAGTGCCCTTTAGCAAGGCTAGGAGGCCCTGGCCTAGCCCAGGATATAGGACCATCACCCAAAAACTTGGAAATTGCCCAGTTCCACCTTTGTCTCTTTCAGTCTCCATTCCATTTCCCATCTTGAGAGGGGATGTACCATCCTTCCTCAGCCCCAAGGCTCATGGTGATGTGCTGTCAGTGACTGACTGAGGTCAGCACTAAGCCACAGCAAAATGTCGGATGGAATGGAAGCAGCCTTTAAAACACTTGCTtgtttactggaaaaaaaaaaatggagctTAAATCAGTGAAAAGCCACACATTTGCATTTCAGTGACAGCCTCAGCCTTTTACACACTGCAGCACAAAAGGCGTCAGTGTGAAGGACTCCTTCCGTCAGCTCCCCCACATTCCTCAGCCTCAGCTTCCCTGCTTTGGCAGCCTTCAAATAAAGGGAAAGCCAAGgttaggagaaaaaataaaaaacagagaaaaaaataaccccCTCAAACATAAAACCAAAGACCCTAGTAAAACCTCCTTTCTTGCTGCCCACTATCCAAgtgacagctcctgcctggaaactgctcgctctttgccagtgGCTTTTGCAGCCCCGTTCTCCCCTTCTGGAGAAGCAGGtacctcccagctcctgggacagGCACATATGGAGGTGGCAGTGGCCAAGTGTTGTCAGGCATGGAGTGACTCTGCCCCATCACCAGCACCACCATCCTCTGTCCTGCAACACCAACTTCCACATGGAGATGTTGGGGCACCTGAGGAACATCAAGCCCACTTCAGAAGGTACAGGGAAGAAGCACAGTGATACCCAGGACCCCATCCTGTTACTCTCACATGCCTAAGTTCTCCTGCTGCAAGTCCCCAGAGCACTGGAGTGAAGAGTTTGAAGGACCTGGCCCAAAAATGGGCAATGTTGGATCGTATCCTCGTGCAAGTTCACACAggcccacagaagctgtgccaATTTATACTGACATTGGATCAGCCTTGGAATTTAACAAAAGCCTCCATGTTTATCCAAATGTTGGGAAAGGCTGCCGGAGCTACTTCCTGTGCCTCTTCAATCCCCAGAACTGCTGCAGGAAGCACCCCGCAGCAGCCACAGCACGTCAGCTctggaaaacaaacccaaacccaggAACTAAAGGCAAAAGCACCATGGAACACAAGGAGGCCATCATTTCATCATTTGGTTGTAATCACCAGCAGGaatgtggctgtgctgctggaacttCCATTTTATCTGTTTATTGTACTTGAAACTAACGCAGCTCTGGTCAGGGACGTGTGAGTACGCCAGCTGCTAAAAATCGAGGAGCGGGACACTCATTTCAGGTCTCAGCTACTGCACAACCAGCACAGTTAAGAAGTTCCAGACTTaaaacacacagacatacaAACACACAGCCTGATTCTTCAGAGAACATAAGGATTGATTTCCAGCACCACAGAAGGAGAGCAGGGGTGATGGATGCTGTTAACCCACTTATTTCTAGGGAAATCAATTCCCACTGCTTAACAGTCTACAGGGTTATTTCTCTTCTGCTACAGATGCTGAAGGTGTGGCAGCACACTGAAGGTGCACAGATGAATGATAAAAAGTTGTTTCATACAAAAGGAATGGGCTGATGATGTAAACTGCAGAGGCTGACAGGCTGGaggtttatttccttttctgcacTTCCTCCAAGGgttggacacactgggtagagTGGGAGTTTAGCATCTCAGTAGTAAAATGCCCTGCACAGTCACTGTGCTGTTAATTAAATTCCCCCAAAAGAGTAAAGCACAGCAGAAGCACTATTTTAACCTGCACCTGAATAAAGCACCTTCTAATTTTCCCAAGAAATAATGGCATTGATCTAGAGGAAAGGGAAGCTGGGAAGGTGTTTAAAAGGTGTGAAACTTTTTttcaatttgcatttcttacCATAAGCAAGATGCACACTCTAAGAAAAAGGTTAAGATGTTGTTGAGGTATGATTACTGAAATAAACTGAAGCATAAACAGCAGCAGTAGGCAAACAGTTTATCCACCTGTTAAGTGTCCTTTTCTTAATATCTATTATTGCTTTAGTAATTGTTCTGCTTAATACAGCTGGCTTATGAGATTGGgaagaaatgtaaatattctGTTTGCCCTATAAAAACATGACATAATATTTGGTGACAGATTGTGGGCATGCAATACTTCCAAAATAAATCTCACCGGAACTTTTTTTGTTCAAAAAAGCCACAAAGGCATCCACATCCAGAGCTTTGACAGTAGCTGCACTCCGGCTctttggatttgggatggacagtcacagctctgctcctaaACCTACTGCCAAATCCTTTCATAGCCCCAGGTAAGGAAAAGAGAGCATTCCTAGGATAAACATGTTACAACTCAGTAATAGCCTTCTagctaataaaataaaacaaaaccagacttAAGTAAGTTAcataaaaacttttaaaaagttCAGAAAGGTGGCAAACAGGgcttaaaaatcagaataaactCAGATAAGTTATATCATAAAGCAGTCCACACATTTCTTCACAAACTAAACAATCcaagagttttattttcttctgctttttttatcAAAAGGGAACAAATTTCCAATGGCCCCTGGCTAATATGCTAAATGCAAAAGTTCCCCCAAATCTGCAGTTATGGTTAGATCAGCTTCTGCTCCAACAGCTCCCCAGTTAGATCCTGGTCCATAAATTATGTCTAGTACTCATCTGGAACCCCACACAAGAAAGACACAACTCAAAGCATCAAACTTCCCTTTACAACTTCACATGACAataaagttttttgttttgtttttaattccgTTTTTTGGCTAAAACTTTCAACAGTTTCAGAAACCGGGTATTTGGCCTTCTTGTTTACTGCTGAcccccagaaatccccacaTTCCCTCCTTATTCCTTGATATAAAGAGATAACCCTTCCAGAAGTAACTGATTTCTGTGCATTCAACAGCTGAAGGAGAAACCAGGACAACCTCTTGGAAAAAGAGCAGCGAAGCAGCTAAATTCAGTCTTAAAACAGACACTTGGCTTGGGTTAAAAccccttccagcagctgctATTAAGCTGCCAAGCACGTAAGCCTGACCTAAATCCTCTCCTGCAACTGGGCAGCAACTTTTCCAAGCACATTCCAAAGGATGATGGAGATGCACTTTTAaggatgagggagctgggctggggatgaTGATGGAGCTGAGCATGTGTCCTGAGGTGACTTTATCATGCTGGTACCCCCATCTGTCTCTttagcccagaaataagttCTGCACCTTTAAAACTAGATCTGAGAGTGAAgcaagagagaaggaaaattttCCCTAAACAAGGACAGCATGCCAGGAACGATGATGGAGCTGGGCACGTTGAGGATGATgatggagctgagctgctgggctgacAGTGAAACTAGGAATGCCAGGGACGatgatggagctgggccactgGATGCATTCTCAAAGCAGTGGATGTGTAAAGGTAGTTCCTAATGCATGGATGAATGGAACCATTAGCTGCAAAAGGGAACCAGCAGCAGGTCAATACGACCCTGGAAACACAGTTTCCTTTTGTGTGCATATCCCGTGGTGGCACCGCCGTGATCTTATGGGTGTGCGTGTCCCGtgaggcagggcagcagccctAGGCGGCCAGGTCGAAGTCGTCGCGCTCCTGGTTGTAGTCGAGCACCTTCTGCCGCAGGCGCGACGCGTCCACCCAGGTGATGAAGTCCTCGACAGCGCGGGGCACGAGGAGCGCGGGGTCCGTCACCACCTCGGGCCCCACGCGGACGTGCCCCTGCTCCACGAAGGTGACGGCGTGGCGCAGGTTCTGCGCCATGCGCAGCTTCaccagcaggcagggcaggcgCCGGCGGCAGAAGGCGGCGGCCGAGAGGCTCTCGCAGACGGCCAGCGACTGCCGGCTGTTCACCAGCCCCAGCCCGtgcagcttctccagcagcGCGGCGGCGCAGCGGGCGCGGAaggcggcgctggccgggccCAGGTCGCGGAGCCGCCGGGCCAGGGCGCGCACGGCGCGGGCCAGCGCCTTGTACTGCACGTAGTCCTCCCGCCGGCCCACCCGGTACCGCCGCAGCGCCCGCACCTCCGCCAAGTTCCCGCCCGACGCCTCCCAGTTCACCAGGTCCAGCCGCCGCAGCAGCTTCTGCTCGTGGTACTTCAGTTTCCGCACCATCTTGGCGGGACCGGGATCCGCCGCGCCGCTGCCGGAGAGGGACCTttccggggcggggcggccgccggTCCCGCGGCTTTTCCGGGGAGGAGCAGCCGAGCCCCGCCCCGGGGGTGCTTCCTCGGCAGGCCCGCCCCGGGGGAGCCCGGCCGGGCAGCGGGGCGCCGGGAGCAGGATGGCTCCGTGTCTCCTTCCCCAAGGAGAAGGCGGCAAATAGAGCCCAGCTTGGGATGCGGCTGCTTCCCCCCGCGCGCTGCGCATCGCCGGGGCCAGCCCGGCGCGGAGGGGTCAACCCAGGTACGGCCACATCGTCCCGACACCCGCTCCGGCACGGGCAGCCTGACCTTGTCTCGCCAGGGGCCGAGCCTGGCATTCGTCATTCCTGCTGGAAAAATGGCAGCGGCGTTGTGTTTCTCCGTGACATCCCACTCCCCCTGATGCACAGGCCGGTTTTCCTTGAGGAGCAGCAGAATCCTCTCTCTGTGCGGTTCGTAGCGCCGCAGATCTCCCGAGTGCCGCCGCGGCCTCACCAGGCAAAGGTTTCATCCCACTTTTCTGTAAGTGCACGGTGTTGTCTGCTCCTTGGGATTCAGGATACAACAAGGAAAATCCCCAGTAGAACAGGTCAGATTGACAATtcgggatttttttgtttctcaaaaGCAGACTTTGGTATTGGCTCTATCTTGACTTTCCTAATTCTAGATTTTCAGCGTGCTGGATTTGTTTCAGTGTGGGTGGTCTGGTCACAGAGGCCATGGTGGTCTCTTgatttgctttgtgtttttccCCGTGTTTGGCAGTGAAGGCACCAATGGAAATGTCGagcaccagcagcactgagaaGTTTTACAGGATCCCTGAAGGAAAGGGACCACATTCGGTTGGATGTACAGACCTGATGACAGAAAATGCAGTTGAGGTAAAGCTTTCTACTCTTTCTCCTTTGGATTTAAGCCACAATATTAGTGAAACAACTGGCTGCAGTTTTAAAGCAGAAGGTCTTGCTTGTGTACTCCATGCTGACACTTACAGCTGAGCTTTTGATCCTCTCTGTCCTGGTGTAGGATGTAAACTGGGTGTTTACCATATGGATGTAACCTGCAAGCCTTTCCCATGGCCAATTCCTCCCTCTTCTAATGTCCTTGCCTTTCTGACTCTCCTACACAAGATGCTGCAGAGAAACTGTGTTCTCCTGGGACCCAAGGGGTTCTTCCCACCCACCCCACTGCTCTCTCCTGTGCCGGGCTCCTGCGGAGACTCCACACACAGTCTCTGTTTCTGTGGCTGTTCTCATCAGAAAGATCCCAACTGAATTTGGCAGGGTTGGGAGATTAGCCTATGCAGTATTTCAGCTGCAGAGTAAAAGATGAGATGTCTTCTTGAGATTTTATCTCACTGAAGATGAACAGGATGTCAGTTTGGCAAGAAGTTAGCACAGTAAGAAGCCACAATAGTTACTGTTAGGGACAGTAACCAGACAAGTAATGAGCTTCCTTGTGAACTTCCATTTCAAATCCTCTTGCCCTTGAGGGAATACACCTGTATTTATACCGTGGTTTTACTCTGCAGAGTAGCCTGATGTAGTGGAACTTGTGATCAGTTTGTAATGGTTCACATGTTTTCCTTTACTGAGCTTACTCTACATCAGCACAGATAAGTGATGAGtttctttttgcagtcagttttgcatgtgggttttttttacataagCATTATGAACAATTGTAGTTCTCTCAGGCATAAGTAATGAACCTCTTCCTCCTTCTAGTAATCATGTAGCCATTGGGAAGGTTCACAGGGACTGTTCTGAGATCAAGGTAATACCGCTACCAGTGTGGAGGAAAGTTTTTCCATAATGGTCTCTGTGTCAAAGGTTGATTTAAGTTTGATAAGTAAATAGAAGCAAGCTTCCTTAAACAAACTTTTGGTAAACTGATAAATTAGTGTTCAAGAAATCAGGCTTTATTTCAAAGCTCATGTTTATTTTGGCCCTGATTGTAAGTTGCTAAACCAAAAGTACGGCTGAAGCAAGACAGTGATTTTGAGTGGGGTTTTGCAAATTCCCTTGCAaaccaggaaataaaaatgcaaattgcaCACAGTTCATCTGCTGGGAAGTCTGTTTGTGGTGTACATTGGTATACTGCTGCTGTCTGTGAAGGAAAAGACTGACAAGGCGGAATGGAAGGTCCCTCTGAGTGTGGAAAGCTTGGGTACTTTCCTGGGATA encodes:
- the IMP3 gene encoding U3 small nucleolar ribonucleoprotein IMP3 produces the protein MVRKLKYHEQKLLRRLDLVNWEASGGNLAEVRALRRYRVGRREDYVQYKALARAVRALARRLRDLGPASAAFRARCAAALLEKLHGLGLVNSRQSLAVCESLSAAAFCRRRLPCLLVKLRMAQNLRHAVTFVEQGHVRVGPEVVTDPALLVPRAVEDFITWVDASRLRQKVLDYNQERDDFDLAA